TTAAAGTACGTTGTAACACCCAGTAAAAATTATCAATCAATTATGTTTTAACTTTTAGGAAATACTAAAAATGATAgcaaatatatgtaggtacagtcatcagcaatagtatcttacacaactggggccgcaaaaatatatgacgcgctcttattgcgctccaaataagaacgtgtcacatatttttgcggccctagttgtgtaagatactattgttGATGACTGTACGTGACATTGACATCAATCACAATAATTTCGCAGCGGTTAGATATACTAGAAAAAGGTTACATATGGAGGCTAGCTAGACCCGCCACAAgacctacctacataattattgtGCCTCAGCCCTCTGGACAGAGATGAATAGGACGCCTCGATTAGGGTATTTCTAACCTATGTACAGAGTCTCGTTCCGAACGCCACAGTATTAACGGAGAAATGAATGATTTACGATTTAATACTTCGGAACAGCCTGTATGTAGATACATGGTAATTAAAGAGTATGTCATGTCAccaaaatctatttttttattcggtagactaaaatgacatttcattctatgaaatgacattttatgttcatactaggatatgtcattttagtctaccgaataaaaaaatagactttagtTTCACTTTAAAATTGCCATTGTGAACGACTCATAATTAACTAATAATCgcttcaattagctaataatcgtttgtatTTATCTGACCTGTCATTTTGactaatgtatttgtaagaaagggataaaacataatttaactaaaattaGGCCTGCACACAAATTTGTTAGACATTGTTTATCGCTTTATGTAGTTTATGTATTTAACTTGAATATATTTTACGAGTAATTAAATGGTAGGGCTGCCGTTGCTATAGCCAACGGAACAGTCAAGTGATCCGATGTCGACGGGATCAATGATAGATGATTGCCTATCTAAGTACTGGATATTAAGCCTACTTCTATTACCGTGGGTGACAATCTTATGTCGTATCATTTCGATGGGTGGAAATACAatgatttattatattataacccAAGATACAAGATATGTTATAGGCGTTCCAAAATTGAAACGCTTAGGTACCTTGTGAATTGTACAAGTTGCCTTAGGTCGCGCCTGGGCAAGCAAAAAATCTGCACGTGCTACCGAGCTAGCTCATCGAAAGAGAAAGAGACAAGCTGATGTTTAACAACAAGTATGACAAAGTCGAATGGAATGCGAAAATGAAGAATTCGAAGGTATAGAAATAAATATGGAAGTATTTTTTGTGGTCCTTTTGTATGCGTATAACATACCTAGAGGTACATTTATATAATATCATTGTGGAAATATGACATGTTTTATTTGGCGCATGCAGAAAATTCTTTTTAAGATCAAACAAAACCGGCACTTATATGACATTATAAACGAAGGCCGGGATCCGTACTTCTCATAAAATGCCTTTTGTTATCACTCGCACGTGTATCTCGTTCCTTATTATACAGgttgatttctgggtcgtgatccagaaacactttttctgactctgtaaatcaGCGgccggcaacctgcggcccgcgggccgcatgcggctcgtgaacctatcACGTGAACGCAgcccgagagccgccttggctatgttgtatgtaatagtgacaaacgacaatgtctcataaagtcataaatattaacaaagtacggcccgcgtcacctccgttaactactatttggcccttggctgctaaaaggttgccgaccgctgctgtaaatgatccacattatcacatggtagtatttgattaaaacataattactttaattattcttatttttcaagtaaaattaatgttatattaATAAGTAACTtttgacatatatatatatatatatagtcctcctcatcgttttcgatgacggcgaccccagataaacatcatggacgctgtctagcgtgagcccttatgtgactggccaggccgaacttggtcttaaacaCTCTATTGCACGTGTGACAATACAGTTGGCCAGCTTCGTTGAGCGACCCTGAGCATTGGGAGGAGCTTGCTGGAAGAAGGTCATCTTGGCGTTCTACCATCCATAACGGTGTCAAAATGTTTGAGGATAACCGTCTCAAAAGCTTAGACACCAAACGCCAATTACGGAAAGAgagacctaagccctcctacgtgaacttttgacatacgttgtatggaaagcgacaagacgtcacattgagtagggtcaccaaattgtatgcaaaaatgttttttcctacttgtcatctggaaaataatcatcattattcttgataaacaataattgcaataattaacaacatcattaggctcatctttggattctgttgAATTTggatgatgtctggctctcttgctccacgaccccgaaatcaccctgtatacatacgTGCGTATAATCAAGGTGAAAATATGATATGTATTATTAATTGGCGCATGCAGGAAATACACATAAGATCAAACAAAACAGGTACTTACAAGACAGATAACCGGAGGCTGTGTATTATGGAGTGAAATTATATTGGAAGAGAACGAAGGACTTTTACGCAAACGGGGAATTGTTTAGTCTtcgtactttatttttcacttattaatcacgttaatatttctaaccgtttttgagatacagtttgttaaacattagtgcaaaaatctgtatgtttcaaccctagcaagtagatcccattgaatgacatgacatgtgtcaatttaatatgtaaataactttgtagggttgtcactgatataaaaatatttcgttGTAATGATTAAGTTTGACTTTTTAATCCAactttacgattataataactcgatCGTTGATCAATCAGATACCATACACTATTCTTTCGTTCTGCTCTAGAAATGTTCCACGCCGTACAGGGTcattttggaccgttagccatattgtgcgaggtgattaagTAGGTTTTTTCTATGGAACCAatcccgaaatcccaaaaaaaatttgaccttcccatagaaaacgtcaacatccactcgaccaaaatgtatgaaacggccaaaaaaatgtttgtgatttcgtagttggtcccatagaaaaagttgttcagtatggcctacctaatcacttcgcacaatatggctgacggtccaaaaatgaccctgtatgtaATCAATTAATCAATAACAGATTTTTAATGTTCTAATACTGCTTCCGATACATTTTTAACTTGCAGCAGCGATCTGAGCCATTATCAAGGACGAGAAGTATAAAATGCAAGTAAAGTAAGATCTTTAAAAAATGCAATTAAGTGCAAGGGTGCTGGCTGAAAGTAGTTTTGACCTCAATGTCCGGAAGGCCGCGTACAAAGGCAGCACGGCCAATACCTACTgtacaacttttttttatagaaaatataACATGAAGATTTTAAAAGGGtttgaaattaaaattcaagtgactatatttttttaaattaaatattattataattactgTTTGAGTTATTCTGTCTTGAGAAATTCAGGAACATCTATGATGATTTGTGACATAACAAATATTAAACGTACAATGTTTTGTGCGAATTTCATCCATGCGGCGTCAATAcatctaaaggtgacagtccatttccaaccgcagctgcaatactgttcattttactatggcaaTTGACAGTAACAGCGACGTGTTTAGtgccagtagtgcagctgcggttagaaatggaatgttaccctaataaACAAAGTCTGTCGCGTCTGTTTGTATCATACAGACTGTAAGTTCGtgaaaactactgaacagattttcatgcagtttgcGGTCCTATCAATAGCCTCCTGACTCCATGAGGCCTTTATAAAGGATTAAATTCAAATCGAATTtcgaattaaaatggaatatagGAAAGTTAAATTCCAATTTCAAAACTGGAATAATGACAAGGGGGAGTCAGGAGGATCTAGTGAATTTTGAGGAAGGTTCAGGCCTAGCGAAACGTTAGGCAAGTTCTCTGTTCGTTTACTTCGTATGCGCTTTTCACTCCTAAGCtgataactgccgtattcgaacttcaagatattcacaagagacgatacgtactagatccatagatacgttatagtttagatatcaactctctcttctcttttgcagtgcaattcgggcaaccaatgtcacttttacgctagatagagtaagatatctattagatgtgaattggatctctacgtcatatcctgtggaaatcgttcaagagtgtccccagaatcgcgcaaatctcaaatttgacaggttagatcttaaacatatcgctatcgtatcttggtgatgtctaaaagatgtctaatagatgtctattttaaaatccgaatcgggcccgtaatcggctacgctcgtagcgcatAGCATTCACTATGCTTCAATTTGAATCAACAAGCTGTTGCACTGCCTACAAGTTATTCGCCTTTAGTATAATAATAGTTAtacgatgtttttttttattttgtgcattaaattaataaataatagaagGTACATAGTAGTAGCATTTATTAAGCTGATGCAAATATTTTACTATAAACTGAATGTGTCTTTCGGTTACGGTCAATTGAGCATCCTTAAGACCAGTGGTTCGCTTCGCAAAGGTGTATTAGTCCCATTTTCTTCCCGTAATCTTAATGCCTTCGCAATCTGCCACTCTCTCAAAGTCATCACCTGAGTACCTGGCACTATATATTCGTCCATATAAGTGGCATTGCGTAACTCGTCCCTGTATATACGCAACTGTTCCTTTATATATTCTATAGGTATTTGCGATACGGCTAGCATTGACGGCTTGTAGTCATAGGATTTTCGAGTGTTAGGTATATTATCAGTTTCGTACAGCTCGTAGATTAAATGTTTATCGTTATCGGCAGGTGCTCTGAGGAATACTGAGTAATCGTTACCAACGTGGAGAAAGCCTTGTATATTTGAATCGTAGCGTCTGTTAGAGCTACTGTCAATGAGTTGAAAGAGTGTGTGGAGCCTTACTGCTGTGCATGATGCAGTGAATACACAGAGTGCGGTGAacaatttctgaaaaattaattaatattagttACTTAACTTTATTGAAGtgctgatggcctagcggtgagagcgtgcgtcttgcaatctggaggtcgcgggttcaaaccggctcgtaccaatgagtttttcggaacttatgtacgaaatatcatttgatatttaccagtcgcttttcggtgaaggaaaacatcgtgaggaaaccggactaatcccaataaggcctagtttaccctctgggttgaaaggtcaaatggcagtcgttttcgtaaaaaactagtgcctacgtcaaatcatgggattagttgtcaagcggaccccaggctctcacgagccgtggcgaaatgacgggataacgcgaggaagaagaagacttgactttattgcacaaaatatttacaacaatgtacaaatggcgaccTTAATGtcaaaaggcattctctacaaGTTAATCATAATTCACTTAAACCATAGTAACCACTGCTTTGACGACCTGTCTTCTGGCCTGTGGTTAGTGCCCCTGCCTATTGAGCTGATGGTCCcgagttcaaatcctggtaCCTACaggtgtagtgcataattattatccatcgtattttcacggaaacttacgaacgtgtcagtcagtctcggtacaaaaagtactgaggttgcctaaagtagcatgataaatacgaacgtttacgagaaagtataataataaacaataaacatctGTAAGgtcatttatttgtataatgagcacagatatttgatcccgagtcatgggtgttttccatatatattaatttttattaatatttaggtacatattacaCATATCGTTGTCTGTTTAAGTACTTAGGTATCTATAAACCAACCCatattgagcttaccgtgggacttagtcgaTTTGTGTGATAAAGtcctataatttatttataattttggacacaatacataatacatcttaaataattacgaaAGTAACTATCCGTCAAAACCCGTTGCTTatcgcttccggtgcaaaagtgcccataacactcacggcattaccccgctggatggctatgGACAGCCTCTGCACCATAAACGATTCGGAGCGGGGATCCTCTCCCTTTTGCCTGAGTCGACGGCCATATCACGCACAAATTGTTTCGCGTCAGCACCCCAGCAGCCCGCCGTTTCCACCGCAAAAGGGACGAAAATATAACCCGAGCCCAAGGGAACATACTTTTGGCGCTTCACTGCCGCCTGAGACTCGGCCGCCGCTCCGGCCGCGCGTGCCGTGCGACTGATATGAGAGGCGGCGAAGGTGCTGACGCACGTAGCGTCCCAGACCAGGCACCGCCCTCTCTCCCACGGCACTAAGGTTAGGCCATCAGGCCGCTTGCCGTCCGTGCGACTTAGACCCGGAGGCTCAAGCACGGATGGAACAACCGCTGATCTGAGCGCCTTCTGGACAATATCGTTCAAGGCATGGTGACGCGGATGCCGCCCGACGCATCGACCCTAATCCTAAGAAGATCCTAATTCTAGATTAATTCgaagtcctataatatttatttcatttat
The sequence above is a segment of the Cydia fagiglandana chromosome 9, ilCydFagi1.1, whole genome shotgun sequence genome. Coding sequences within it:
- the LOC134667647 gene encoding uncharacterized protein LOC134667647; translation: MDLKLFTALCVFTASCTAVRLHTLFQLIDSSSNRRYDSNIQGFLHVGNDYSVFLRAPADNDKHLIYELYETDNIPNTRKSYDYKPSMLAVSQIPIEYIKEQLRIYRDELRNATYMDEYIVPGTQVMTLREWQIAKALRLREENGTNTPLRSEPLVLRMLN